Proteins from one Scyliorhinus canicula chromosome 6, sScyCan1.1, whole genome shotgun sequence genomic window:
- the LOC119967782 gene encoding endonuclease domain-containing 1 protein-like, producing the protein MMTSRLPSALLSGLCVAFLVCGDVTDRFQTPPGCADFFYKGQPPSGFVANSQSRLCQRLSGKLYFATLYDRSGRLPVYSAFRYKFQAKDVPRGKGVDRSWKYEPQLVNERADGNMSNLTASALRDPAMRRSQAAEVTYPLKLGEVHYIRGQLNPANFQGSRDSRSATFTLTNAITYPRTFHQRSWKPTLNKVAQRLRDECQKSHAYLLAGATRQKRGKEVWAPPRGKGRTAVPQTIWIAFCCANGVSGATVGHPQGTGKLSLSGMELGPYDTRELSVHELEGVLAQTTGRHSIRLFDGGCTQLSGNEN; encoded by the exons ATGATGACCTCGCGCCTGCCGTCCGCTCTCCTCTCTGGCCTCTGCGTTGCCTTCCTGGTGTGCGGAGATGTGACCGACCGCTTCCAGACTCCTCCCGGCTGTGCGGACTTCTTCTACAAGGGGCAGCCTCCCTCTGGCTTCGTCGCCAACTCCCAGAGCCGGCTGTGCCAACGCCTCAGCGGGAAGCTGTACTTTGCCACTCTGTACGACCGCTCCGGGAGACTCCCCGTCTACTCCGCCTTCCGCTACAAGTTCCAGGCAAAGGACGTGCCGCGAGGGAAGGGCGTGGACCGTTCATGGAAATACGAGCCACAG TTGGTGAACGAACGGGCGGATGGCAACATGAGCAACCTCACGGCCAGTGCCCTGCGGGATCCTGCCATGCGGCGGAGCCAAGCGGCGGAGGTGACCTACCCGCTGAAGCTGGGCGAGGTCCACTACATCAGGGGGCAACTCAACCCTGCCAACTTCCAGGGCAGTCGCGACAGCCGCAGcgccaccttcaccctcaccaaCGCCATCACCTACCCgcgcaccttccaccagcgcagctgGAAGCCCACCCTCAACAAGGTGGCCCAGAGGCTGAGGGACGAGTGCCAGAAGTCGCATGCCTACCTGCTGGCCGGTGCCACCCGGCAGAAGCGGGGCAAGGAGGTCTGGGCACCACCGCGGGGGAAAGGGAGGACGGCAGTGCCACAGACCATCTGGATTGCCTTCTGCTGCGCCAATGGGGTCAGCGGTGCTACGGTGGGCCATCCCCAGGGCACGGGGAAGTTGTCACTGAGCGGAATGGAGCTGGGACCCTACGATACCCGGGAGCTCTCGGTACACGAGCTGGAAGGGGTCCTTGCCCAGACAACGGGGCGCCACTCAATACGGCTCTTCGATGGTGGCTGCACCCAGCTCTCTGGCAATGAAAACTAG